In the Nicotiana tabacum cultivar K326 chromosome 16, ASM71507v2, whole genome shotgun sequence genome, one interval contains:
- the LOC142170470 gene encoding uncharacterized protein LOC142170470 produces MKTLSYSDIVDLARKIENKGRDEYAASDLRKKAKIEGTFSGGFNENRRAGNQGQKQQQQQSSQTGTHIGQARVFAFTGQDAQASNVVVTGILSVCSFDALALIDPGSTHSYVSSYFSLRFSRQPEPLNDPFLVVTPVGESLLAKYVYRACQIRVEGRDTLADLIVLDMIDFDMLMGMNWLSSCYAIVDCHAKIVKFEIPNEPNFILRGSQVPEICKVVSFMKAQRLMKKGCLGLLDIVNDTRKETVRIENVRVVREFSNVFPEDLPGLPPVREINFGIDLLLDIEPIPIELRELKQQLQDLLDKGFIGPSVSP; encoded by the exons ATGAAGACTTTATCCTACTCTGATATAGTCGACCTTGCTAGAAAGATTGAAAACAAGGGACGTGATGAATATGCAGCTAGTGATTTACGTAAGAAGGCCAAGATAGAAGGGACTTTCAGTGGCGGTTTCAATGAAAATAGAAGAGCAGGAAATCAGggacaaaaacaacaacaacaacagagtTCTCAGACAGGGACACACAT AGGTCAAGCAAGAGTTTTTGCATTTACTGGACAGGATGCTCAGGCCTCGAATGTAGTGGTTACAGGTATTCTTTCTGTCTGTTCATTTGATGCacttgcgttgattgatccgggatctactcacTCTTATGTGTCCTCGTACTTTTCTTTGAGATTTAGTAGACAGCCTGAGCCATTGAATGATCCTTTTCTAGTTGTTACTCCTGTTGGAGAGTCTCTATTAGCTAAATACGTGTATCGTGCTTGTCAGATTCGGGTTGAAGGTAGAGATACTCTAGCTGACcttattgtacttgatatgattgactttgacatgCTGATGGGAATGAATTGGTTATCTTCTTGCTATGCGATAGTCGATTGTCATGCAAAGATAGTTAAGTTTGAGATACCAAATGAACCCAATTTTATTCTAAGAGGGAGTCAGGTTCCAGAGATTTGCAAAGTTGTATCTTTTATGAAAGCTCAACGACTTATGAAGAAAGGTTGCTTGGGTCTCTTAGATATTGTAAATGACACAAGAAAGGAAACAGTTCGTATCGAAAATGTACGAGTAGTGAGAGAATTCTCTAATGTATTTCCTGAGGATTTACCAGGATTACCTCCAGTACGAGAAAtaaactttggtattgatttactGCTTGACATAGAGCCCATACCAATAGAGTTGAGGGAGTTAAAGCAACAGTTACAGGACTtgttagataagggttttattgGACCTAGTGTATCACCATAG